Part of the Anaerolineae bacterium genome is shown below.
GCAGCGGGAGCGTYTGGGCATYTCCTTGGGCGAGGCGGAACGCCATACYCATGTGCGCCGCCRCAACCTGGAGGCYATGGAAGRGGGCCGCTTCGACGACCTGCCTTCGCCCGTGCAGGCACGGGGRATGTTGCAGCACTATGCRCGCTTCTTGCAACTGGACGCTGAYCGGTTGTTGCTGCGCTTTGCCGACGCCATCCAGGCYCGCTACCGYGCCYGGCAGCAGRCCGCCCCACGYCGGACTTTGCCYYCCCCGGTGAMCTYCTGGCCRCGCRTGCGCCTGCCGGAGCGCACTTTGGGGCTRGCGCTGGTGGTGTTGACGGTGCTTTTTGTGCTYTGGGGGGGCTGGCAGGTCTTCCGCGCGCGGGCTACCGCCGCGCCGGCGCCAACGCCGCCCTCGGTGTTGGAGGTGCTCTTCCCCACGCCCAGCCCTACGCCCACGCTGGCGCCTTTCACCGCCACGCCCACTCCAGCCGCTCCGGGCCTGTTGCCCGGCGAGGGGCAGGCCACCGGTCAGCCGGAGGCCCAGCAGGCGGCCAACGCCTCCAAGGCGCCCATTCAGGTCTATCTCGTGGTGCGCCAGCGGACCTATCTGCGGGTGGTGGTGGACGGCGAGGAGCGCCTGGCAGGCCGCGTCGTGCCGGGGAGTACCTATTTCTTCGGTGGGGAGGCGCGGGTAGAATTGACCACCGGCAACGGCGCCGCTCTGCAGGTCTATTTCAATCAACAAAACCTGGGCCTTTTGGGCCGTTTCGGCGAGGCCGTGACCCGCATCTACACCCTGAACGGGGTGCAGACGCCAACCCCTTCGCCAACGTCCACCCCCACGGCTACCCCTCCGGTGACCCCTACCCCCACGCCCACCCCGACGCCGACCCCCACGCCCCAGGCCCCTTGATGGGGGGATTGGGCCACAAACCACGCAAAGGATGGGCATGTTAACGAGAACCTTTCACCTGATTTCGCTGGGTTGTTCGAAAAACACGGTGGATTCTGAATCCATGGCTCAGTTGCTGCAAACGGAAGGCTATCGGCCGGTGGCGCATCCCGAAGAAGCCGAGGTCATCATCGTGAACACCTGCGGCTTCATCGCCCCGGCCAGGGAGGAGTCGCTGTCCGTGTTGCGCGAAATGGCCGCTCAGAAGCGACCGGGGCAGGTGCTCATCGCGGCCGGATGCCTCACGCAACGCTATGGTGAGCAGGTGGCCCGTCAGGTGCCTGGTGTGGACGGCATCCTGGGGGCGCGCCGCTGGATGGACATTCTGGAGGTGCTCCGACGGTTGCGCCGGGGGTCTCATCCTGAGCCGCTTTACCATCTCC
Proteins encoded:
- a CDS encoding helix-turn-helix domain-containing protein, translating into METEIGQALRRARQARSLSLEQVSDALHIKPHYLRALEEGXWEDLPSPAQGRGFLRLYAAFLGVDLKVWQEEPSEGSRLTPEGAPSPSSAXEEADGPPAPPALSEEAIPXPAPGEETQADDPAXPIFAELGRALREQRERLGISLGEAERHTHVRRXNLEAMEXGRFDDLPSPVQARGMLQHYARFLQLDADRLLLRFADAIQARYRAXQQXAPRRTLPXPVXXWPRXRLPERTLGLALVVLTVLFVLWGGWQVFRARATAAPAPTPPSVLEVLFPTPSPTPTLAPFTATPTPAAPGLLPGEGQATGQPEAQQAANASKAPIQVYLVVRQRTYLRVVVDGEERLAGRVVPGSTYFFGGEARVELTTGNGAALQVYFNQQNLGLLGRFGEAVTRIYTLNGVQTPTPSPTSTPTATPPVTPTPTPTPTPTPTPQAP